From Mycobacterium sp. HUMS_12744610, one genomic window encodes:
- a CDS encoding DUF4031 domain-containing protein: MTVYVDDARIPARIGRYDTRWSHLFADTPGELHRFAARLGLQRRWFQDPTRAGKPLAKPGSRAAENWHYDVTDAKRKQAIALGAVEVTWREAAGIITARYELRRQETLDILYSTQDGVGH, translated from the coding sequence GTGACCGTCTACGTCGACGACGCGCGGATCCCCGCGCGCATCGGCCGCTACGACACCCGATGGTCGCACCTGTTCGCCGACACCCCAGGCGAACTCCATAGGTTCGCCGCCCGGCTGGGACTGCAACGGCGGTGGTTTCAAGACCCAACCAGAGCGGGCAAGCCCCTGGCGAAACCCGGAAGCCGGGCCGCCGAGAACTGGCACTACGACGTCACCGACGCCAAGCGCAAGCAAGCGATCGCGCTTGGTGCAGTTGAAGTGACGTGGCGAGAAGCGGCCGGGATCATTACCGCGCGTTACGAGCTGAGACGTCAGGAAACACTCGACATCTTGTACAGCACGCAAGACGGTGTCGGCCACTAA
- the istB gene encoding IS21-like element helper ATPase IstB produces MTTTHRGPTDPVGADLLRLLKTLKLGALADTLPERAALARQHKLSHIGFLETLLADEVSRRESRSAALRATKAGLDPTMRFDTWTAHEDLRYDRTLLGDLTSLRFLDAGQSAIVLGPVGVGKTHLATAVGHMAIRRRHTVVFGRADKLFTRLRAARLDHTVDAEIRRLAAVDVLIIDDFALRPLDATETSDFYEIVVERHRTKTTIVTSNREPAEWLTMTADTLLAQSAIDRLTSAAHTLVIEGPSYRQRTRPQLDPDPTDEHPQ; encoded by the coding sequence ATGACCACCACCCACCGTGGCCCCACCGACCCGGTCGGCGCTGATCTGCTCCGACTGCTCAAAACCCTCAAACTCGGTGCCCTGGCTGACACCCTGCCCGAACGTGCCGCCCTGGCCCGACAGCACAAACTCAGCCACATCGGCTTCCTCGAAACACTGCTGGCCGACGAGGTCTCACGACGCGAATCCCGCTCCGCCGCATTGCGGGCGACCAAAGCCGGACTCGACCCAACCATGCGGTTTGACACCTGGACCGCCCACGAGGACCTGCGCTATGACCGCACCCTGCTGGGGGACCTGACCTCACTACGATTCCTCGACGCCGGCCAGTCCGCGATCGTGCTCGGGCCCGTTGGTGTTGGCAAGACCCATCTAGCAACAGCAGTGGGGCACATGGCCATTCGCCGCCGTCACACCGTCGTATTCGGCCGCGCCGACAAGCTGTTCACCCGGCTGCGCGCCGCGCGACTCGACCACACCGTCGACGCCGAGATCCGACGCCTGGCCGCCGTGGATGTCCTGATCATCGACGACTTCGCGCTACGCCCACTCGACGCCACCGAAACCAGCGACTTCTACGAAATCGTCGTCGAGCGCCACCGCACCAAGACCACCATCGTGACCTCGAACCGCGAGCCCGCCGAATGGCTGACCATGACCGCCGACACCCTGCTGGCCCAATCAGCCATCGACCGGCTGACCTCCGCCGCCCACACCCTGGTCATCGAAGGACCGTCCTACCGCCAACGAACCCGACCCCAGCTTGACCCAGACCCCACCGACGAGCATCCTCAGTAA
- the istA gene encoding IS21 family transposase, with protein sequence MAFREVSVNEIREVLRVWLGVAGLPAPGYRTIAGHCGLDRKTVRRYVEAAQAAGLRRDDDLGAVDDALIGMVAEAVRPVRPDGHGAAWEQLLGFEEQITKWVAGTAGQRPLTVTKIHTLLARQGCVVPYRTLHRFASERCGFGRRDLTVRVADGDPGVECQVDFGYLGMLTDADDGRRRRVHALIFTAVYSRHMFVWLSYSQTLTAVITGCEAAWEFFEGVFAVLIPDNLKPVITDADAVNPQFSQGWLDYAGHAGFLTDPARVASPKDKPRVERAVQYVRRNFWDGETFTSLQQAQDAATAWCRNTAGTRIHGTTCARPAELFVAEEQSRLLPVPGVYDVPVFKTVKVHRDFHAEVAKALYSLPECWIGQYLDARADTELVKFYHRGVLVKVHPRQPPGGRSTDPADLPEHKTGYALRDVAALIATCVSHGPNVGIYAERILDDRLPWTRMRTVYRLLGLVRRYGADRVEQACALSLDLDVVSVNKIASMLERATETSTPALPKAVGHTATRFARDPAEFSSKPTPLTVVPEENR encoded by the coding sequence ATGGCTTTTCGGGAGGTCAGTGTGAACGAGATCAGGGAAGTGCTGCGGGTGTGGCTGGGGGTGGCGGGGCTGCCGGCGCCGGGATACCGCACGATCGCCGGGCATTGCGGTCTGGACCGCAAGACGGTGCGCCGTTACGTCGAGGCCGCCCAGGCGGCTGGTCTGCGTCGCGACGACGACCTAGGCGCGGTTGATGACGCGTTGATCGGGATGGTCGCCGAAGCAGTGCGTCCCGTGCGCCCCGATGGGCACGGTGCGGCGTGGGAGCAGCTGTTGGGGTTCGAGGAGCAGATCACGAAGTGGGTGGCCGGCACGGCGGGGCAGCGGCCGTTGACGGTGACCAAGATCCACACCCTGTTGGCCCGGCAGGGCTGTGTGGTGCCGTATCGGACGTTGCACCGATTCGCCAGTGAGCGTTGCGGTTTCGGCCGCAGAGACCTGACGGTGCGGGTTGCTGATGGTGATCCCGGGGTGGAGTGCCAGGTCGATTTCGGCTATCTGGGGATGCTCACCGACGCCGACGATGGGCGTCGCCGCAGGGTGCATGCGCTGATCTTCACCGCGGTGTACTCCCGGCACATGTTCGTGTGGCTGTCCTACTCGCAGACCCTGACCGCGGTCATCACCGGATGTGAGGCGGCCTGGGAGTTCTTCGAAGGCGTGTTCGCGGTGCTGATCCCCGACAACCTCAAGCCGGTGATCACCGACGCGGATGCGGTCAACCCGCAGTTCAGTCAGGGCTGGTTGGACTACGCCGGGCATGCCGGGTTCCTGACCGACCCCGCGAGGGTGGCATCGCCGAAAGACAAGCCGCGCGTGGAACGCGCCGTGCAGTACGTGCGCCGAAACTTCTGGGACGGTGAAACATTCACCAGCCTGCAGCAGGCGCAGGACGCCGCGACGGCGTGGTGTCGTAACACCGCGGGCACCCGCATCCACGGCACCACGTGTGCACGTCCGGCCGAGCTGTTCGTCGCCGAGGAACAGTCCCGGCTGTTGCCGGTGCCGGGGGTCTATGACGTGCCGGTGTTCAAGACGGTCAAGGTGCACCGCGATTTCCACGCCGAGGTCGCCAAGGCGCTGTACTCGCTGCCCGAGTGCTGGATCGGCCAGTATCTGGACGCGCGGGCCGATACCGAGTTGGTCAAGTTCTATCACCGCGGGGTGCTGGTGAAAGTCCATCCGCGCCAGCCCCCTGGTGGGCGCAGCACCGACCCCGCTGATCTGCCCGAACACAAGACCGGCTACGCCCTGCGTGACGTGGCGGCGTTGATCGCCACCTGCGTGTCGCATGGCCCCAACGTCGGGATCTACGCCGAACGCATTCTCGATGACCGGCTGCCGTGGACCCGGATGCGCACCGTCTACCGACTGCTGGGCCTGGTGCGCCGCTACGGCGCTGACCGGGTCGAACAGGCCTGCGCACTCTCGCTGGATCTCGATGTCGTCTCGGTCAACAAGATCGCCTCCATGCTGGAACGCGCCACCGAAACCAGCACCCCGGCACTGCCGAAGGCGGTCGGCCACACCGCGACCCGATTCGCTCGCGACCCAGCCGAATTCAGCTCCAAACCAACACCATTGACCGTCGTCCCCGAGGAGAACCGCTGA
- a CDS encoding histone-like nucleoid-structuring protein Lsr2 — protein sequence MAKKVTIELVDDISGESGATTTQFGLDGIEYEIDLVNDKALREQFAPWIAKSRRVNGHGQNGSLPTNGRHRHDMHLIRVWAKQNNITVPARGRMPAAIIEAYDKAQSAK from the coding sequence ATGGCCAAGAAAGTCACCATCGAACTGGTCGATGACATCAGCGGCGAATCTGGCGCTACCACTACACAATTCGGGCTAGATGGGATCGAGTACGAGATCGACCTCGTGAACGACAAAGCCTTGCGCGAGCAATTTGCACCGTGGATAGCCAAGAGCCGCAGGGTCAATGGCCACGGCCAGAACGGGTCACTACCCACCAACGGGCGGCACCGTCACGACATGCATCTGATCCGAGTCTGGGCCAAACAGAACAACATCACGGTGCCAGCACGCGGCAGAATGCCGGCGGCGATCATCGAGGCCTACGACAAGGCCCAATCCGCGAAGTAG
- the eccE gene encoding type VII secretion protein EccE, giving the protein MSSNMSSNSAQGFTKPPMLGVRVTVTRTVLTILAGMAWVMATGGRLHPAAVAAVPIVLMLIVFITIYHVALTHWMSTWWAWLRHRRSVAAEPPPPARNVFINGVPIGVVAENEQLITLVELHGDPLSPSVVTDTEERTANVLDIGEIAGLVGRVLDVGVNTADIISDGFRAAGGFADLYQQITGPTVAPAERRSWIVVRTDLHDNLAAIDRRGGDAEAALRVAAVTCLRIADTLASSGLDARPASAEAIDAVNALLHVDAPIADHWSHLEGRSGFTGVYYADPAHIGDDAAQWWTWPLSQSVTTLVRLTPGANGTTNIAALVRYRTDARPPAPPVSRLGPLYGVQKAMWQQFRIGYLPVTAPLPAAALRSAAPMLPFGPAGPLIGSIGDPRDHTSVHLSLSGPITVLCQSSVLLRQAALRASVTGRPLLIITDERDKWQPIVSLAVSGDILDDYPGGWTADDEDDLSDGDTAIALQHGSGALGLAGLDPDTVLVIDTDKDWPEHLPQVTVLTDDEACDADIELVDTDDQFGFTLKIRTGLSARVRSVPAHEERRILGVSPQPTTARGPVRQADRPKAPIRPRPPATRPRPTPARPAQQPSGREAPQDTKPQTADHTTRTRIDLADDLARQPGTAPGRGIEPVLPAPLGTAAPAEPPSAAQPSSPVTPPVREPGPPPPSSPPQPIRPPAAAPWTGPPPRGASTPRIPPPSPLPPRRTRNGQQEPETQPPHDNQATPAESTPPTSPPAGQQRDWAQAFGRSPRQRPQPSAPDGASSPLPESNGDSNGRHRAPDGTDETSRGPGGAVPPPRSAGRREES; this is encoded by the coding sequence ATGAGCAGCAACATGTCCTCAAACAGCGCACAGGGTTTCACCAAACCGCCGATGCTCGGCGTGCGGGTCACAGTGACCCGCACAGTGCTGACAATCCTTGCCGGGATGGCCTGGGTCATGGCCACCGGTGGTCGGCTGCACCCCGCCGCAGTAGCTGCCGTGCCCATCGTCTTGATGCTCATCGTCTTCATCACGATCTATCACGTCGCTCTCACTCATTGGATGTCCACCTGGTGGGCATGGCTGCGTCACCGACGTTCAGTCGCGGCCGAGCCCCCGCCTCCGGCCCGCAACGTCTTCATCAACGGTGTGCCTATCGGTGTTGTAGCCGAAAACGAGCAGTTGATCACCCTTGTCGAATTGCATGGTGACCCGCTGTCACCGTCGGTGGTCACCGACACCGAAGAACGGACAGCCAACGTGCTCGACATCGGCGAGATCGCCGGTCTGGTTGGCCGAGTCCTCGACGTCGGGGTGAACACCGCGGACATCATCAGCGACGGCTTCCGCGCCGCGGGCGGATTCGCCGATCTGTACCAGCAGATAACTGGCCCCACCGTGGCCCCCGCCGAACGGCGCAGCTGGATCGTGGTGCGGACCGACCTGCACGACAACCTTGCCGCTATCGACCGGCGGGGAGGTGACGCCGAGGCAGCTTTACGCGTCGCCGCGGTGACGTGCCTGCGGATCGCGGACACCCTCGCAAGTTCCGGCCTGGACGCCCGCCCCGCCAGCGCCGAAGCGATCGATGCTGTCAACGCGCTGCTGCATGTCGATGCGCCGATCGCCGACCACTGGTCGCACCTGGAGGGCCGCAGTGGCTTCACCGGGGTCTACTACGCAGACCCTGCACATATTGGTGACGATGCCGCGCAGTGGTGGACCTGGCCGCTGTCGCAGTCGGTCACCACGCTGGTGCGGCTGACACCAGGAGCCAATGGCACCACGAATATCGCCGCGTTGGTGCGATACCGCACGGATGCGCGACCGCCGGCGCCTCCGGTGTCGCGACTCGGGCCGCTCTACGGCGTCCAAAAAGCGATGTGGCAGCAGTTCCGGATCGGTTATCTACCAGTCACGGCGCCCTTGCCGGCGGCGGCGCTGCGCTCGGCTGCCCCCATGCTGCCCTTCGGGCCCGCCGGCCCACTGATCGGGTCGATCGGCGATCCCCGCGACCACACCTCGGTCCACCTCTCGTTGTCCGGGCCGATCACCGTGTTGTGCCAAAGCTCAGTGCTACTACGGCAAGCCGCTTTGCGGGCAAGCGTCACCGGCCGACCGCTGCTGATCATCACCGATGAACGCGACAAGTGGCAGCCCATCGTGTCGTTGGCAGTGTCGGGCGACATCCTCGATGACTATCCGGGTGGCTGGACCGCTGACGACGAAGACGATCTGAGTGATGGCGACACCGCGATCGCGTTGCAACATGGTTCCGGCGCACTTGGCTTGGCAGGGCTGGACCCCGATACCGTCCTGGTCATCGACACCGACAAGGACTGGCCCGAGCACCTACCGCAGGTCACCGTCCTGACCGACGACGAGGCATGCGATGCCGATATCGAACTCGTCGACACCGACGATCAGTTCGGCTTCACCCTCAAGATCAGGACCGGGCTCAGCGCGCGAGTACGCTCCGTGCCCGCCCACGAGGAACGGCGGATCTTGGGAGTCAGTCCTCAACCGACCACCGCCAGGGGCCCAGTGCGGCAAGCCGACCGTCCAAAAGCCCCCATCCGGCCTCGCCCGCCCGCCACCCGGCCGCGGCCCACACCAGCGCGGCCTGCCCAGCAGCCAAGCGGACGGGAAGCCCCCCAGGACACAAAGCCGCAGACAGCGGACCATACAACCCGTACCCGTATCGACCTCGCCGACGATCTCGCGAGACAACCGGGGACCGCCCCAGGGCGAGGAATCGAGCCCGTCCTGCCGGCACCCCTGGGAACGGCGGCACCTGCCGAACCGCCTTCTGCTGCTCAGCCCAGCAGTCCAGTCACCCCGCCAGTACGTGAGCCCGGCCCTCCACCGCCATCGTCGCCACCACAACCGATCCGGCCCCCGGCCGCCGCACCGTGGACCGGACCGCCGCCTCGTGGCGCCAGCACACCGCGCATTCCGCCGCCGAGCCCCCTACCGCCACGGCGCACCCGGAACGGGCAACAGGAACCTGAAACCCAACCCCCGCATGACAATCAGGCCACACCCGCCGAGTCGACACCACCGACGTCACCCCCGGCCGGTCAGCAGCGTGATTGGGCGCAGGCATTCGGGAGAAGCCCTCGGCAACGGCCCCAGCCGTCCGCACCTGACGGGGCTTCATCGCCGCTGCCTGAAAGCAACGGCGACTCCAACGGGCGCCACCGCGCACCTGATGGCACCGACGAGACAAGCCGCGGGCCAGGAGGTGCGGTACCTCCACCCCGTAGCGCCGGACGTCGCGAGGAGTCCTAA
- the mycP gene encoding type VII secretion-associated serine protease mycosin: MKAVRPLVYRLFMVCVISVLMAVFSGAGLAHALTPPTIDAAAVPPDTVGPEQPMQLLAECQVPGVLPGSNFADPPPGWRLLNLDATRPFATGAGQTVAVIDTGVTPNPRLRNLRPGGDYVTDGDGLTDCDAHGTLVAGIIGAAPNPGDAFVGVAPDAALISIRQSSAHYRLQNPDQSDDPNLTETAIDLRAMARAVVHAVNLGATVINISMVSCMKAVRHADDRELGAALHWAVAERNVVVVVAAGNTGGDCRQNPPPPGTDPASWANVVTIASPAWWADDVLAVGSVQNDGTPSTTTLQGPWVDLAAPGENIVSTGNFPDGHLVNGLPGQDQILVPMFGDSYSAAYVSGVAALVRQKYPDLNAYQVMHRLKATAHAGPTTPDPSVGWGVVDPLAALTWNVADPAPTLPVNNIIHPAPPPPPPDYTPRRTATYLVLGIAGAILLAIGAWAALRRKSHP, translated from the coding sequence GTGAAAGCGGTGCGGCCCCTCGTTTACCGACTGTTCATGGTGTGCGTCATCAGCGTGTTGATGGCGGTGTTCTCCGGCGCAGGACTTGCCCACGCGCTGACTCCACCGACAATCGACGCCGCGGCTGTGCCGCCCGACACCGTCGGGCCGGAGCAGCCTATGCAGCTGTTGGCGGAGTGCCAAGTACCCGGCGTGCTGCCTGGATCGAATTTCGCAGACCCGCCCCCAGGATGGCGGTTACTCAATCTCGATGCGACAAGGCCGTTCGCCACAGGCGCCGGGCAGACGGTGGCCGTCATCGACACCGGAGTGACTCCCAATCCGCGGCTACGCAACCTCCGTCCCGGAGGGGACTACGTCACTGATGGTGACGGGCTCACCGACTGCGATGCACATGGGACGTTGGTCGCCGGAATCATTGGCGCAGCACCGAATCCGGGTGACGCGTTCGTCGGCGTCGCACCTGATGCGGCACTCATCAGCATCCGGCAGTCATCGGCCCATTACCGGCTGCAGAACCCAGACCAGTCTGACGATCCCAACCTCACTGAGACGGCAATCGATCTCCGCGCGATGGCCCGCGCCGTGGTCCATGCCGTCAACCTGGGCGCCACGGTGATCAACATTTCGATGGTGTCATGCATGAAAGCAGTGCGCCATGCCGACGATCGCGAGCTCGGCGCCGCGCTGCACTGGGCGGTGGCCGAACGCAACGTCGTCGTCGTGGTCGCTGCGGGTAACACCGGTGGCGACTGCCGACAGAACCCGCCGCCGCCCGGCACCGACCCGGCGAGCTGGGCCAATGTGGTGACGATCGCGTCACCTGCCTGGTGGGCCGACGACGTGCTGGCCGTAGGGTCGGTCCAAAACGACGGCACACCGTCCACCACGACTCTGCAGGGGCCCTGGGTGGACTTGGCTGCCCCGGGTGAAAACATTGTCAGCACAGGCAATTTCCCCGATGGGCACCTCGTCAACGGTCTACCCGGCCAAGACCAGATCCTGGTGCCGATGTTCGGTGACTCCTACTCCGCTGCCTACGTCAGCGGGGTCGCGGCGCTCGTACGGCAAAAATATCCTGACTTGAACGCCTACCAGGTGATGCACCGGCTCAAAGCCACTGCCCACGCGGGGCCGACCACACCGGATCCCTCGGTCGGCTGGGGCGTCGTGGACCCGCTCGCCGCATTGACCTGGAATGTCGCCGATCCCGCGCCGACGCTGCCGGTGAACAACATCATCCATCCGGCCCCGCCGCCACCCCCGCCGGATTACACACCACGCCGTACCGCCACCTACCTTGTGCTCGGCATCGCCGGCGCCATCCTGCTGGCGATCGGCGCCTGGGCGGCCCTGCGTCGAAAGAGCCATCCATGA
- the eccD gene encoding type VII secretion integral membrane protein EccD: MMAPTTNGTALSRVAVWYGDSEQEARQQDLVLPTQSPISDYIGEVVDQLSDGDPITAPAGSQWTLARTGGPLKPDQSLHDARVTDGAVLELRAVKSTERYRKVTEDVIAAAATAAAAAGRPFNVHAARQAGLAGLAFGGIAVCAAQWLLWIRSSYSWWWVLVGGIGAVVAFTGMWSASRRYESSDAATAWTVVWVAATAVVGQVIPISERTASPGIPHVMVSAVGVAVGAVCALLLTRRHLAITTALSALMAIVAVICAVAEYTNLRPSAIGAGVLIAGLIGLQNASGIAAGLARITLPRVPADGETIEVGGEIGERELATVRLRSQRAVEMTTGLVVASAVTTAAAAVFTMDPHSYHHKIELVIVSCVAIILIIWGRTMSNALQAFSMLAGAALVIVGSAARLLLAWHDGWKPAVVLAVVVGSIVVLVTIAVVVTPRGVNPRVARLIEIFGWIALVTVYPLAAWVTGIFAVLRDLRIG; this comes from the coding sequence ATGATGGCGCCGACGACCAACGGGACGGCTCTCTCGCGTGTCGCGGTGTGGTACGGCGATTCCGAGCAGGAGGCTCGCCAGCAGGATCTTGTGCTGCCGACCCAATCACCCATCAGCGACTACATCGGCGAAGTCGTCGACCAGCTCAGCGACGGTGACCCCATCACCGCCCCGGCCGGTAGCCAGTGGACATTGGCACGCACCGGCGGACCGCTCAAGCCCGACCAGTCCCTTCACGACGCTCGCGTCACCGACGGCGCGGTTCTCGAACTGCGGGCGGTCAAATCCACCGAGCGGTACCGCAAGGTCACCGAGGACGTCATCGCCGCCGCAGCGACCGCGGCTGCGGCCGCGGGCCGGCCATTCAATGTGCACGCCGCCCGCCAGGCCGGGCTCGCCGGCCTAGCATTTGGGGGCATCGCGGTCTGCGCTGCGCAGTGGCTGCTGTGGATTCGCAGCTCCTACTCATGGTGGTGGGTGCTGGTCGGCGGTATCGGCGCCGTGGTGGCCTTCACCGGAATGTGGTCGGCGTCGCGCCGATACGAGAGCAGCGACGCCGCCACCGCCTGGACCGTAGTCTGGGTGGCGGCCACAGCTGTTGTGGGACAAGTGATTCCCATCTCGGAGCGCACTGCGTCGCCAGGGATCCCGCACGTCATGGTGTCAGCAGTGGGTGTTGCGGTCGGTGCCGTCTGCGCGCTGCTGCTGACCCGGCGCCACCTGGCCATCACCACGGCGCTGAGCGCGTTGATGGCCATCGTGGCCGTGATCTGTGCTGTGGCCGAGTACACGAATCTGCGTCCCTCGGCGATCGGCGCCGGCGTCCTCATCGCCGGCCTGATCGGCCTACAGAACGCGAGCGGTATCGCAGCGGGGCTGGCCCGGATCACCCTGCCCAGAGTGCCGGCCGACGGCGAAACGATCGAAGTCGGTGGCGAGATCGGAGAGCGGGAGCTTGCGACGGTGCGACTAAGGTCGCAGCGGGCCGTGGAGATGACCACCGGGCTCGTCGTTGCCTCGGCCGTGACAACGGCCGCAGCCGCGGTGTTCACGATGGATCCGCACTCCTACCACCACAAAATTGAACTGGTCATCGTGTCGTGCGTCGCGATCATTCTGATCATCTGGGGTCGCACGATGTCGAATGCGCTGCAAGCCTTTTCGATGCTCGCTGGCGCGGCATTGGTCATCGTGGGATCCGCGGCGCGGCTCCTGCTGGCCTGGCATGACGGCTGGAAACCCGCGGTGGTCCTGGCCGTGGTGGTGGGATCCATCGTCGTACTGGTGACCATTGCGGTGGTAGTGACCCCACGAGGCGTCAATCCGAGAGTTGCCCGGTTGATCGAGATCTTCGGCTGGATCGCGTTGGTCACCGTATATCCGCTGGCCGCCTGGGTCACCGGGATCTTCGCGGTCCTTCGCGATCTGAGGATCGGGTGA
- a CDS encoding AAA family ATPase — protein sequence MSVPAEHGWRAALNKILPGITIGPGKDERYEISLKERVIRPVRTTFTVAVLNLKGGVGKTTATKALGSIMCDVRGDKVIAVDLDNDSGNLTERHGRETHLSIIELVSDPSVSRYHDVRAHTSSDKVSKLEVLAQPDFARAERTVEREDFEAAMALLQEYYSVVLLDCGTALKSDLMKAVLNESRAVVVVTNASIDALQETDHTLDWLRHNGYLKLLENLVLIINHTEAGKPNVVVDKVVEQFTRKIPQERIFVTPFDRHVHEGREINLKLLSKKSRRRYLEVAAAVSDLFPKTAS from the coding sequence ATGTCGGTCCCGGCCGAACACGGATGGCGTGCCGCGCTAAATAAGATCCTTCCGGGTATAACAATCGGGCCTGGCAAAGACGAACGATACGAAATCAGCCTTAAAGAGCGCGTGATTCGCCCTGTTCGCACAACATTCACCGTCGCTGTTCTCAACCTGAAAGGCGGCGTCGGCAAGACGACCGCCACCAAGGCGCTCGGCTCGATCATGTGCGATGTCCGCGGCGACAAGGTGATCGCCGTCGACTTGGACAACGACTCAGGAAACCTCACCGAGCGCCACGGCCGCGAGACCCACCTGAGCATCATCGAACTGGTCTCCGACCCATCGGTCAGCCGCTATCACGACGTGCGCGCCCACACCTCCTCCGACAAGGTGTCAAAACTGGAGGTGCTCGCCCAGCCCGACTTCGCCCGTGCAGAGCGCACCGTCGAACGAGAGGACTTCGAGGCGGCGATGGCGTTGCTGCAGGAGTACTACTCGGTAGTGCTGCTGGACTGCGGCACCGCCCTCAAGTCCGACCTGATGAAGGCGGTCCTCAACGAATCTCGTGCCGTGGTGGTCGTCACCAACGCCTCCATCGATGCCCTACAAGAGACCGATCACACACTGGACTGGTTGCGCCACAACGGATATCTCAAACTGCTGGAGAACCTGGTGCTGATCATCAACCACACAGAGGCCGGCAAGCCCAACGTGGTGGTGGACAAAGTAGTGGAGCAGTTCACGCGCAAGATTCCGCAGGAACGGATCTTCGTCACCCCGTTCGATCGGCACGTGCACGAGGGCCGCGAGATCAACCTGAAGCTGCTGTCGAAGAAGAGTCGTCGGCGATACCTCGAAGTCGCTGCAGCGGTCTCAGACCTTTTCCCCAAAACCGCCAGCTAG
- a CDS encoding WXG100 family type VII secretion target has translation MGQQVWDFASIHGAVGVLRGHANTIQGQNEALEGDLAQGASVWQGEASDMWTLEQRTLNQHGQDFKLAVDSYLTAVEESTNNTAHQEQINASSFGG, from the coding sequence ATGGGACAGCAAGTTTGGGATTTCGCCTCGATTCACGGGGCTGTTGGTGTCCTGCGCGGGCACGCCAACACCATCCAGGGTCAGAACGAGGCGCTCGAAGGCGACCTCGCCCAGGGTGCCTCCGTCTGGCAGGGCGAGGCGTCGGACATGTGGACGCTGGAGCAGCGCACGCTCAACCAGCACGGCCAGGACTTCAAGCTGGCCGTCGACTCCTACCTGACAGCGGTGGAGGAGTCGACCAACAACACCGCGCACCAGGAGCAGATCAACGCGTCGTCCTTTGGTGGCTGA
- a CDS encoding WXG100 family type VII secretion target, translating to MALQALNTDTAAQKAVADSIGSTAQAEQATLTSFLSEVQALQGRLVGETGTATQAKAQHLHEVGMQLVNQLNSISERVGQSAGGYVNVDSDGAGTVQSSASLPF from the coding sequence ATGGCCCTTCAGGCTTTGAACACCGACACCGCAGCCCAGAAGGCCGTGGCCGACTCGATCGGGTCGACCGCGCAGGCCGAGCAGGCAACCCTCACCTCATTCCTCAGCGAAGTGCAGGCGCTGCAGGGCCGGCTCGTCGGTGAAACGGGTACCGCCACCCAGGCAAAGGCCCAGCACCTCCACGAGGTCGGTATGCAGCTGGTCAATCAGCTCAACAGCATCTCCGAGCGGGTTGGGCAGTCGGCCGGCGGCTACGTCAACGTCGACTCCGACGGCGCCGGAACTGTCCAGTCCAGCGCATCGCTGCCCTTCTGA